Proteins encoded by one window of Arachis hypogaea cultivar Tifrunner chromosome 1, arahy.Tifrunner.gnm2.J5K5, whole genome shotgun sequence:
- the LOC112702146 gene encoding dnaJ homolog subfamily C GRV2-like isoform X1, with translation MFAVEFSDGCPIHVYASTSRNSLLAAVRDAIQTEGQCAILVLPRLTMPGHWIDPPCGSVYLQYGQQKSVADAESASMHLKHLTAAAKDAVAEGGSIPGSTAKLWRRIREFNACIPFSDVPSTVEVPEVTLALITMLPAAPNLPPESPPLPPHHQTLLQL, from the exons ATGTTTGCAGTTGAATTCAGTGATGGATGCCCTATCCAT GTTTATGCAAGCACATCTCGCAATAGCTTACTTGCAGCTGTTCGTGATGCAATTCAAACTGAA GGTCAATGTGCCATACTTGTATTGCCAAGGCTGACAATGCCTGGTCATTGGATTGATCCTCCCTGTGGAAGTGTTTATTTGCAATATGGTCAGCAAAAGTCAGTTGCTGATGCTGAAAGTGCTTCAATGCATTTGAAACATTTAACAGCAGCTGCCAAGGATGCTGTTGCTGAAGGTGGTTCCATTCCTGGATCAACAGCTAAACTATGGCGAAGAATAAGGGAGTTCAATGCATGTATACCTTTTAGTGATGTGCCTTCAACCGTTGAAGTGCCAGAGGTTACCTTGGCCTTGATTACTATGCTTCCTGCAGCCCCAAATCTTCCTCCAGAATCTCCTCCTTTGCCACCCCATCACCAAACGCTTCTGCAACTGTGA
- the LOC112702146 gene encoding dnaJ homolog subfamily C GRV2-like isoform X2 encodes MFAVEFSDGCPIHGQCAILVLPRLTMPGHWIDPPCGSVYLQYGQQKSVADAESASMHLKHLTAAAKDAVAEGGSIPGSTAKLWRRIREFNACIPFSDVPSTVEVPEVTLALITMLPAAPNLPPESPPLPPHHQTLLQL; translated from the exons ATGTTTGCAGTTGAATTCAGTGATGGATGCCCTATCCAT GGTCAATGTGCCATACTTGTATTGCCAAGGCTGACAATGCCTGGTCATTGGATTGATCCTCCCTGTGGAAGTGTTTATTTGCAATATGGTCAGCAAAAGTCAGTTGCTGATGCTGAAAGTGCTTCAATGCATTTGAAACATTTAACAGCAGCTGCCAAGGATGCTGTTGCTGAAGGTGGTTCCATTCCTGGATCAACAGCTAAACTATGGCGAAGAATAAGGGAGTTCAATGCATGTATACCTTTTAGTGATGTGCCTTCAACCGTTGAAGTGCCAGAGGTTACCTTGGCCTTGATTACTATGCTTCCTGCAGCCCCAAATCTTCCTCCAGAATCTCCTCCTTTGCCACCCCATCACCAAACGCTTCTGCAACTGTGA